A window of Chengkuizengella sediminis contains these coding sequences:
- a CDS encoding 5'-3' exonuclease, with the protein MTGNNHIEDQENSILIIDSFALLFRGFYATAVTGNYMKNSQGLYTNGIYQFTRYMLDAIERFEPTHVICAFDMGEKTFRNEMYSNYKANRGAPPDELIPQFDKLWELVEAFEIPCMGKVGYEADDMIGSIAKHYSAQGIEVNVLTGDKDTLQLINEKTKVTLMKKGFGNYLTIGMDNFKEETGVSYPYQIIEMKGLMGDASDNIPGCPKVGPKTAIKLIDEFENIDQLFENIVQVKGKLQERLLENKELIYLSKELATIHTDVEFLCDLDDCTYVINQEKLIHKLKEFEFKSLIRKFAV; encoded by the coding sequence ATGACAGGAAATAATCATATAGAAGATCAAGAAAATTCTATTTTAATTATTGATAGTTTTGCATTATTATTTAGAGGATTTTACGCTACAGCAGTCACTGGAAACTATATGAAAAACTCTCAAGGTCTTTATACGAATGGTATATATCAGTTTACTAGATATATGCTTGATGCCATTGAGCGATTTGAACCTACCCATGTGATCTGTGCTTTTGATATGGGAGAAAAAACATTTCGTAACGAAATGTATTCAAATTATAAAGCAAACCGAGGTGCTCCACCAGATGAACTCATCCCACAATTTGATAAGCTCTGGGAATTGGTAGAAGCATTTGAAATTCCTTGTATGGGGAAGGTTGGTTATGAAGCAGATGACATGATCGGATCTATTGCCAAACATTACTCAGCTCAAGGGATAGAGGTAAATGTATTAACAGGGGATAAAGATACTTTACAATTAATCAATGAAAAAACGAAAGTAACACTAATGAAAAAAGGATTTGGCAATTACTTAACAATTGGAATGGATAATTTTAAAGAAGAAACAGGTGTATCTTATCCATATCAAATTATTGAAATGAAAGGTTTAATGGGAGACGCATCAGATAATATACCCGGATGTCCTAAAGTAGGTCCTAAAACCGCAATCAAATTAATTGATGAGTTTGAAAATATCGATCAATTGTTTGAAAACATAGTTCAAGTAAAAGGTAAGTTACAAGAAAGATTGTTAGAAAATAAAGAATTAATTTATTTATCAAAGGAACTGGCAACAATTCATACTGATGTTGAATTCCTATGCGACTTAGATGACTGTACTTATGTGATTAATCAAGAGAAACTTATTCATAAATTAAAGGAATTTGAATTTAAATCTCTAATTAGAAAGTTCGCAGTTTAA
- a CDS encoding glycosyl hydrolase family 18 protein gives MTLKRKSIKRSFVMLFIISLLFSLLQFHVFNYEKVEANSNYKIVGYYPSWGAYGRDYQVWDMDVSKVTHINYAFADICWDGRHGNPDPTGPNPTTWTCQDENGTIDVPNGSIVLGDPWIDVQKSNPGDTWDEPIKGNIKQLNLLKEQNPHLKTMISVGGWTWSNRFSDAAASQITRENFANSAVDFLRKYQFDGVDLDWEYPVSGGLPGNSTRPEDKQNYTLLLQEVREKLNIAGAEDGKYYSLTIASGAGPTYAQNTELDKIANVVDWINIMTYDFNGGWQTISAHNSPLYFDPAAASSNVPNAAEFNIEAGVQGHINAGVPAQKIVIGTPFYGRGWSSCSSDNNGEYQSCSAANDGTWENGVWDYTDLEDNYINKNGYVRYWNDVAKVPFLYNASNGNFITYDDVESFGYKTDFIKSNGLGGAMFWEFSGDRNKVLLNKLTSDLDSGGVPDNEAPTVPSNLRVTSKTSSSISLVWDASTDNVGVTGYIVTYGNQSINVGSLNATISGLAPNTSYTFTVKAKDAAGNVSVQSNAITETTEQSNDTTPPTIPTNLQVTAKTFTSVDLSWSASTDNEGVTGYTVSYDLGTVEVTETSVSINGLTADTTYTFTVTAKDAAGNISDETSIQVTTESPNSCPYPAWDENTEYAGGMRVTYNGKVYESKWWTVGEFPDQSDEWGVWKYISTCDGGGGEVDNEAPSIPSNLQITGKSSNSVSLAWDASTDNVGVTGYTITYDLGSVEVTNTTTTINGLSAETTYTFSVTAKDSAGNESEAVSIQATTDEGDPSGAEPWEAGVNYSANDEVTYNGNTYYCIQAHTSQIGWEPPNVPALWGLK, from the coding sequence ATGACTTTGAAAAGAAAGTCTATTAAAAGATCATTTGTTATGCTATTCATCATTTCACTATTATTTTCTTTGTTACAATTCCATGTTTTTAATTATGAAAAGGTAGAGGCAAACTCCAATTATAAAATTGTGGGTTATTATCCTTCTTGGGGTGCCTATGGGCGTGACTATCAAGTTTGGGACATGGACGTTTCAAAGGTAACCCATATTAACTATGCGTTTGCTGATATTTGCTGGGATGGAAGACATGGCAATCCTGACCCAACAGGTCCTAATCCTACTACTTGGACTTGTCAGGATGAAAATGGAACGATAGATGTACCGAACGGTTCTATCGTGTTAGGGGATCCATGGATTGATGTTCAAAAAAGTAACCCTGGAGATACTTGGGATGAACCGATTAAAGGAAACATCAAACAGCTAAATCTATTAAAAGAGCAAAATCCTCATTTGAAAACGATGATTTCTGTTGGTGGATGGACTTGGTCTAATCGTTTTTCTGATGCTGCAGCTAGTCAAATAACTCGAGAGAATTTTGCTAATTCGGCAGTGGATTTTCTAAGAAAGTATCAATTTGATGGTGTCGATTTAGATTGGGAATATCCGGTTAGTGGTGGTTTACCAGGGAATAGTACTCGTCCAGAAGATAAACAAAACTATACATTATTATTACAAGAAGTACGTGAAAAACTAAATATTGCAGGAGCTGAAGATGGCAAATATTATTCCCTCACCATCGCTTCAGGAGCAGGACCAACTTATGCTCAAAATACAGAGCTTGATAAGATAGCAAATGTTGTAGATTGGATTAATATCATGACTTATGACTTTAATGGAGGATGGCAAACTATTAGTGCCCATAACTCACCATTGTATTTTGACCCAGCAGCAGCCAGTTCAAATGTGCCAAACGCTGCTGAATTTAATATTGAAGCAGGTGTTCAAGGTCATATAAATGCTGGAGTACCCGCACAAAAAATCGTAATAGGAACACCATTTTATGGGCGAGGCTGGAGTAGTTGTTCATCAGATAATAACGGAGAATATCAAAGCTGTTCTGCTGCAAATGATGGAACTTGGGAGAATGGGGTTTGGGACTATACTGATTTAGAAGACAACTATATCAATAAAAATGGTTATGTTCGTTACTGGAACGACGTGGCCAAAGTGCCTTTCTTATATAACGCTTCCAATGGTAACTTTATTACCTATGATGATGTGGAGTCTTTCGGTTATAAAACAGATTTTATAAAATCAAATGGACTAGGTGGAGCCATGTTCTGGGAGTTTAGTGGGGATCGGAACAAGGTATTATTAAACAAGTTAACAAGTGATTTAGATAGTGGTGGAGTACCTGATAACGAAGCACCTACTGTACCAAGTAACCTTAGAGTAACAAGTAAAACATCAAGTAGTATAAGTCTAGTTTGGGATGCTTCAACAGATAATGTAGGAGTAACGGGATACATTGTAACCTATGGTAATCAGTCAATAAATGTAGGTAGTTTAAATGCAACCATTAGCGGTCTTGCTCCTAATACATCTTATACTTTTACGGTAAAAGCAAAAGATGCTGCAGGTAATGTCTCCGTCCAAAGTAATGCAATAACAGAAACAACGGAGCAGTCTAACGATACTACTCCGCCAACTATACCTACAAATCTACAGGTAACTGCAAAAACTTTTACAAGTGTTGACCTAAGCTGGTCAGCTTCCACAGATAATGAAGGGGTAACAGGTTATACTGTTTCATATGATTTAGGCACTGTAGAAGTAACGGAAACTTCCGTAAGTATTAACGGATTAACCGCGGATACAACGTATACTTTTACAGTTACAGCAAAGGATGCAGCTGGTAACATATCAGATGAAACGTCGATACAGGTCACAACGGAATCACCAAACAGTTGCCCTTACCCAGCTTGGGATGAGAATACAGAATATGCTGGTGGTATGAGAGTAACCTACAATGGGAAGGTTTACGAGTCTAAATGGTGGACAGTAGGAGAATTTCCTGATCAAAGCGATGAATGGGGTGTGTGGAAATATATTAGTACTTGTGATGGTGGGGGAGGCGAAGTAGATAATGAAGCACCAAGCATTCCAAGCAATCTCCAAATCACAGGAAAAAGTTCAAACAGTGTAAGTTTAGCTTGGGATGCTTCAACAGATAATGTGGGTGTAACAGGATACACGATCACATATGATTTAGGTAGTGTAGAGGTAACAAATACAACGACAACCATCAATGGATTAAGTGCTGAAACAACGTATACTTTTAGTGTGACAGCAAAGGATTCAGCAGGGAACGAGTCAGAAGCGGTGTCCATTCAAGCCACTACAGATGAAGGTGATCCATCGGGTGCTGAGCCATGGGAAGCTGGGGTTAATTACAGTGCAAATGATGAGGTAACCTATAATGGGAACACCTATTATTGTATTCAAGCTCATACCTCACAAATAGGTTGGGAGCCGCCAAATGTTCCTGCTTTATGGGGTTTAAAATAG